A stretch of the Hypomesus transpacificus isolate Combined female chromosome 12, fHypTra1, whole genome shotgun sequence genome encodes the following:
- the LOC124474830 gene encoding left-right determination factor 2-like, whose amino-acid sequence MDCIMIHLLIACAMITLTQGFSQGYLQEVMLEKLGLKELPKIHKRDLEKLVVPTHLQNKYLSMLKMHHNRRRRSLPSLAGILKGIPGNSDISGEIVYSDATRERLVFDMTARIPANSELTMAELKLFKTALRKLSVAERKSRSVNNARVSVHWVEVQADGSNRTSLVDSRLVPIHKAGWQSFDVTQAVQYWSKGSRDTPLHLELWIEGERPGSYAAEMARSVRFTTHGGLDSKKGNPVLHLFTLNLEEYGPRGDCASPKNNGMCCREEHFVNFRELTWTQFWVIEPAGYQGFRCAGGCKQPKRYYGYGERRCTVTESAPLPIMYLVKKGDYTEIEVAEFPNMIVEKCGCTMDNEYI is encoded by the exons ATGGATTGTATTATGATTCATCTGCTGATCGCCTGTGCTATGATTACTCTGACTCAGGGCTTCAGCCAGGGATACCTACAAGAGGTCATGCTGGAGAAACTGGGCCTGAAGGAATTACCGAAGATCCACAAGAGGGACCTGGAGAAATTAGTGGTTCCAACACATCTCCAAAACAAGTACTTATCCATGCTGAAGATGCATCACAATCGGAGGCGCAGGTCCCTGCCAAGCCTAGCCGGAATACTCAAAGGCATCCCGGGGAACTCAG ATATCTCTGGGGAAATCGTCTATTCAGACGCGACCAGGGAGCGCCTCGTCTTCGACATGACCGCTAGGATCCCTGCTAACAGCGAGTTGACCATGGCCGAACTCAAACTCTTCAAGACCGCCCTTCGCAAACTGTCTGTGGCCGAGAGAAAGAGTCGGTCTGTCAATAACGCACGGGTCAGCGTGCATTGGGTCGAGGTTCAGGCAGACGGATCCAACCGAACATCGCTGGTAGATTCAAG GCTAGTTCCGATTCACAAGGCTGGGTGGCAGAGTTTTGACGTCACACAGGCGGTGCAATACTGGTCAAAAGGCTCGCGAGACACCCCGTTGCACCTGGAGCTGTGGATTGAGGGCGAGAGACCGGGCAGTTACGCCGCGGAGATGGCCAGGAGTGTGCGCTTCACCACGCATGGGGGCTTGGACAGCAAAAAGGGAAACCCGGTGCTACATCTTTTTACTCTCAACCTGGAAGAATACGG GCCTCGCGGAGATTGCGCTTCACCCAAAAACAACGGAATGTGCTGCAGGGAAGAACATTTCGTGAACTTCCGTGAACTCACTTGGACTCAATTCTGGGTTATCGAACCAGCGGGATACCAAGGCTTCCGTTGTGCGGGAGGATGCAAGCAACCCAAGCGTTACTATGGCTACGGGGAGAGGAGGTGCACGGTGACGGAGAGTGCGCCATTACCCATCATGTACCTGGTGAAAAAGGGAGATTACACCGAGATTGAGGTGGCCGAATTTCCCAACATGATAGTGGAAAAATGCGGGTGTACAATGGACAATGAATATATCTAA
- the LOC124475058 gene encoding protein jagunal homolog 1-B produces the protein MASRAGPRAEGTDGSDFQHRERVASHYQMSVALKSEIRKLNIVHLLIWVLLAAQVTVSHLNLVSHSVVAAPYHWEYPYLLSILPSIFSFMALPRNNISYLVISMVSAGLFCVAPLIYGGMEMFPVAQQLLRHGKAYRFIFGFSAVSVMYLVMVIAVQVHGWQIYYSKKLLDAWFTTTQDRKKK, from the exons ATGGCCTCAAGAGCTGGCCCTCGGGCAGAGGGCACTGACGGGAGTGACTtccagcacagagagagggtggccTCACACTACCAGATGAG TGTGGCTCTCAAATCTGAAATCCGCAAACTCAACATCGTCCATCTGCTGATCTGGGTACTGCTTGCTGCCCAGGTGACAGTGAGCCATCTGAACCTGGTGTCCCACAGTGTGGTGGCTGCACCCTATCACTGGGAGTACCCCTACCTCCTCAGCATCCTGCCCTCCATCTTCAGCTTCATGGCCCTGCCACGCAACAACATCAGCTACCTGGTCATCTCCATGGTGAGCGCCGGGCTGTTCTGCGTGGCTCCGCTCATCTACGGCGGTATGGAGATGTTTCCTGTGGCACAGCAGCTCCTCAGGCATGGCAAAGCCTACAGGTTCATCTTCGGCTTCTCAGCTGTGTCAGTTATGTACCTGGTGATGGTCATTGCCGTCCAAGTGCACGGCTGGCAGATCTATTACAGCAAGAAGCTGCTGGACGCTTGGTTCACCACTACGCAAGATAGGAAGAAGAAGTGA
- the col8a1b gene encoding collagen alpha-1(VIII) chain encodes MPHLSAHLLVVALQLCVLIRVHGGAYYGHKQHPQQHQPLPQLPHLPLGNDGQPQQPYLGKEMPHAPYGKEMPIMPQYRKELPQLPYMGKERPPTEGKGETYPRGNKGPPPREGPPPEGPPGVQGPPGPQGPPGLPGHGMPGPHGKPGPPGPQGYPGIGKPGFPGIPGKPGGPGLPGPKGELGPGGGDGQIGLPGPSGLPGPPGLPGIAKPGGQGLPGQPGPRGEPGHKGLPGIPGLPGPKGDKGIGLPGLPGLKGPGGPPGPSGQGGLPGIGKPGLNGLPGAPGGPGKPGPPGEPGLAGPPGEGGETGPSGLPGVGKPGQDGLPGQQGFPGGKGEKGPPGFPGGPGLPGYGKPGYSGPKGEKGHGGFPGLSGPKGDKGHVGLPGIIGPPGPNGPPGLPGPIGPPGGLGFPGPKGGGGAGGPKGPPGSIGESGPPGLPGQPGLPGEGGQPGPRGLPGPLGPKGDNGHKGLPGLPGAPGLPGLRGEGGQPGEKGYQGPKGIPGITGPGGPIGPPGLPGPKGELGPPGKPGYPGEGKPGVPGPLGPPGKPGISGPSGQPGQPGKPGPPGPPGPPAHPPSLGQILPEVGPGLNGQKPGGYKKPKPEFGGRNGLEMPAFTAKLMNPFPPVGSPVVFDQLLYNGNQNYNPQNGVFTCSVPGIYYFAYHVHCKGANIWVALMRNNEPVMYTYDEYKKGFLDQASGSAVLPLQQGDTVHVQLPSDQAAGLYAGQYVHSSFSGYLLYPM; translated from the exons ATGCCCCACCTGTCTGCTCACCTCCTGGTGGTTGCACTTCAGCTGTGTGTTCTAATCCGTGTCCATGGGGGGGCATACTATGGGCACAAACAGCATCCTCAACAACACCAACCCTTGCCACAGTTACCTCATCTGCCCCTTGGTAACGATGGCCAGCCACAACAACCATATTTGGGAAAGGAGATGCCACATGCACCATATGGAAAAGAGATGCCAATAATGCCCCAGTATAGGAAGGAGCTTCCCCAACTGCCATACATGGGCAAAGAAAGGCCGCCAACTGAGGGCAAAG GTGAGACGTATCCCAGAGGTAATAAGGGTCCTCCTCCAAGAGAAGGTCCTCCACCTGAGGGACCCCCAGGAGTTCAGGGTCCTCCCGGACCTCAGGGCCCACCTGGGTTGCCTGGCCACGGAATGCCTGGACCTCATGGAAAGCCAGGTCCTCCTGGTCCTCAAGGCTATCCTGGTATAGGAAAACCTGGATTTCCTGGGATACCTGGCAAACCTGGAGGACCGGGTTTACCGGGCCCAAAGGGTGAGCTGGGACCTGGCGGGGGTGATGGACAAATTGGGTTGCCTGGTCCATCTGGTCTCCCTGGGCCCCCAGGCCTTCCAGGTATTGCGAAGCCAGGGGGCCAGGGACTTCCAGGGCAACCTGGGCCCCGAGGGGAACCTGGACATAAAGGTCTTCCTGGAATCCCCGGCCTGCCTGGGCCAAAAGGAGACAAAGGGATTGGTTTACCTGGATTGCCAGGCTTGAAAGGGCCTGGTGGACCACCAGGACCTTCAGGTCAAGGTGGTCTTCCAGGGATTGGAAAACCAGGTTTGAATGGACTACCAGGAGCACCAGGTGGACCAGGTAAACCTGGCCCTCCAGGAGAACCAGGATTGGCAGGGCCaccaggtgaaggaggagaaacAGGACCATCTGGTCTTCCAGGTGTTGGCAAGCCTGGACAAGATGGTCTACCTGGTCAACAAGGATTTccaggaggaaagggggagaaaggcCCACCAGGTTTTCCAGGGGGGCCAGGCTTACCTGGTTATGGAAAACCAGGATATTCCGGGCCAAAAGGTGAGAAAGGACACGGTGGTTTTCCTGGTCTTTCGGGTCCAAAAGGTGACAAAGGTCATGTAGGTCTTCCAGGAATTATTGGTCCTCCAGGGCCCAACGGGCCCCCAGGCTTACCAGGTCCTATAGGACCACCTGGGGGACTTGGTTTTCCCGGGCCtaaaggaggaggtggagctggagggccaAAAGGGCCACCAGGTTCTATTGGTGAGTCAGGGCCTCCAGGACTTCCAGGACAACCAGGTTTACCAGGGGAAGGTGGGCAACCTGGACCAAGAGGGCTTCCAGGTCCACTTGGCCCAAAAGGGGATAATGGACACAAAGGTTTGCCAGGTCTGCCAGGTGCTCCAGGGTTACCTGGACTGAGAGGTGAAGGTGGACAACCTGGCGAAAAAGGTTACCAGGGACCCAAGGGAATTCCAGGAATCACAGGTCCAGGTGGACCAATTGGTCCTCCTGGTCTTCCTGGGCCAAAAGGTGAACTTGGTCCACCAGGCAAACCAGGCTACCCAGGTGAGGGGAAACCTGGAGTTCCAGGCCCTTTAGGTCCTCCAGGTAAACCTGGCATTAGTGGTCCTTCTGGCCAGCCTGGACAACCAGGAAAACCAGGTCCCCCAGGCCCTCCTGGCCCCCCTGCTCATCCACCTAGTCTTGGACAAATTCTCCCTGAAGTGGGTCCAGGTCTAAATGGTCAGAAACCAGGTGGTTATAAGAAACCAAAGCCTGAGTTTGGTGGAAGAAATGGCCTGGAGATGCCTGCCTTTACGGCTAAGCTCATGAACCCATTCCCTCCTGTTGGTTCACCTGTTGTCTTTGATCAGCTTCTCTACAATGGGAACCAGAACTACAACCCCCAGAATGGGGTCTTCACCTGTAGCGTACCAGGAATCTACTACTTTGCTTACCATGTGCACTGCAAAGGAGCCAATATCTGGGTAGCTCTGATGAGGAACAATGAGCCAGTGATGTACACATATGATGAGTACAAAAAGGGCTTCCTCGATCAGGCATCTGGGAGTGCTGTACTCCCCTTACAGCAAGGAGACACTGTGCATGTACAGCTTCCTTCTGACCAGGCCGCAGGACTTTATGCCGGTCAATATGTCCACTCATCTTTCTCTGGATATTTATTATACCCAATGTAA